A stretch of Cicer arietinum cultivar CDC Frontier isolate Library 1 chromosome 5, Cicar.CDCFrontier_v2.0, whole genome shotgun sequence DNA encodes these proteins:
- the LOC140920429 gene encoding uncharacterized protein, whose protein sequence is MTPFKALYGRDPPLLIKSSTLPSRLDDVNKLAQQRDDLLADLRQNLLKSQDQMRAQANKHRRLVNFDVGEWVFLKLQPYKFKSLVDRPYAKLDPKYYGLFQTLSRVGEVAYKLNLPLETKVHPMFHVSWLKKALKPQHSTQTLPAMLTEELEMAVQLEDILQWRTDVGGNMEILVKWVHLPSCDNSWERASKTEVFPSFPLEDKSMELAHHGEEHDLQFYFHHLPIYLLHQQKVQQGSIAQPQCNFWNLVYVSQLYQSLQ, encoded by the exons ATGACACCTTTTAAAGCTTTATATGGAAGAGACCCTCCGTTGTTGATTAAGAGCAGCACCCTTCCATCAAGGTTGGATGATGTCAATAAGTTGGCCCAGCAACGAGATGATTTACTTGCTGATTTGCGACAGAATTTGCTGAAATCTCAAGATCAGATGCGGGCACAAGCAAATAAGCACCGGCGGTTGGTGAATTTTGATGTTGGGGAGTGGGTTTTCTTGAAACTTCAGCCTTACAAATTCAAGTCCTTGGTTGATAGACCATATGCTAAATTGGATCCTAAGTATTATGGCCTTTTTCAGACTCTAAGTCGCGTGGGGGAGGTGGCTTACAAGCTAAATCTGCCTCTTGAAACTAAAGTTCATCCGATGTTCCATGTTTCATGGCTTAAGAAGGCCTTGAAACCGCAACATTCAACTCAGACCTTGCCAGCAATGTTGACTGAGGAGCTTGAAATGGCTGTACAGCTAGAAGATATATTGCAGTGGAGGACTGATGTTGGAGGCAATATGGAGATTTTGGTGAAATGGGTTCATTTGCCATCATGTGATAACTCTTGGGAGCGAGCTTCCAAGACGGAGGTTTTTCCGTCTTTTCCCCTTGAGGACAAG TCGATGGAATTGGCTCATCATGGTGAGGAACATGATCTTCAGTTTTATTTTCATCATCTACCTATATATCTCCTCCATCAACAGAAGGTTCAGCAAGGGTCAATTGCACAACCCCAATGCAACTTTTGGAATTTGGTTTATGTTTCTCAGCTTTATCAAAGTCTTCAATAG